A part of Maridesulfovibrio hydrothermalis AM13 = DSM 14728 genomic DNA contains:
- a CDS encoding helix-turn-helix transcriptional regulator produces the protein MKGKEKELLLNPHAGFLRLKDVLKIIPVARSTWLRGVESGRYPRSIKLSERTVAWAASEIYELVKNLQTKNSYPFTKGNE, from the coding sequence ATGAAAGGTAAAGAAAAAGAACTTCTTTTAAATCCACATGCAGGGTTCCTACGTCTCAAGGATGTTCTCAAAATTATACCCGTAGCCAGAAGTACATGGCTACGCGGAGTTGAGAGCGGCAGATATCCCCGCTCAATAAAATTATCTGAGAGAACCGTCGCTTGGGCTGCGTCTGAAATTTATGAACTTGTAAAAAATCTCCAAACCAAGAATTCTTATCCTTTTACCAAGGGTAATGAATAA
- a CDS encoding CopG family ribbon-helix-helix protein — MISSEPKSEVVTIRMTSEMKERVEKLAQATNRSKAFLFGEAISSYLDVNEWQVKAIQEGLDEARSPEAKWTSQEDLEAKYAED, encoded by the coding sequence ATGATAAGCAGCGAACCCAAGAGTGAAGTAGTAACAATTCGTATGACTTCAGAAATGAAAGAGCGCGTTGAAAAGTTGGCTCAGGCAACTAATAGATCGAAGGCCTTTTTGTTTGGCGAAGCTATTTCTAGTTATCTTGATGTGAACGAATGGCAGGTAAAGGCTATTCAGGAAGGATTGGACGAAGCCAGGAGTCCAGAAGCCAAGTGGACCTCTCAGGAAGACTTAGAGGCAAAGTATGCCGAGGATTAA
- a CDS encoding type II toxin-antitoxin system mRNA interferase toxin, RelE/StbE family, whose product MPRIKWLERAVQDLDSISEYISQDDPSSARKVVSAILKNVKSLEQHPQIGRAGRVSGTRELIVLKGAYLVAYCCNEDVEILRVLRHSQDWRGVLE is encoded by the coding sequence ATGCCGAGGATTAAATGGCTTGAGAGAGCCGTTCAGGATTTGGATTCTATTTCCGAATACATAAGTCAGGATGATCCGAGTTCAGCTAGAAAAGTAGTCTCAGCCATATTAAAAAATGTGAAGAGTTTAGAACAGCATCCGCAAATAGGACGAGCTGGTAGGGTTTCGGGAACTCGTGAGCTGATCGTGCTTAAAGGCGCGTATCTCGTGGCGTATTGCTGCAATGAAGATGTCGAGATTTTGAGGGTGCTGCGGCATAGTCAGGATTGGCGGGGTGTTTTGGAGTAG
- a CDS encoding IS3 family transposase (programmed frameshift): MKKSRYTDSQILNILKKAENGVPVVELCREHGMSNASFYKWRAKYGGMDASLMARMKELERENRQLKKMYAEERLKAEIVKEALGKKVVKPSCRRKMAKAAVKEEKVNIRQACEAFSLSQTCYRYESKFSAENDLIADCLMRITSNQRNWGFGLCFLYLRNVQGFSWNHKRVYRIYRALELNMRIKPNKRIVREKPEPLSQPEAANQIWSMDFMHDQLEDGRSIRLLNVIDDFNREGLTIEVDLSLPADRVVRTLNQIIEWRGKPKAIRCDNGPEYISNKLKSWAEEEHIKLEYIQPGNPQQNAYVERFNRTVRYDWLSHYMFESIHEVQDYATKWLWTYNNERPNMGIGGITPMQKMRLAA, encoded by the exons ATGAAAAAGTCACGTTACACCGACAGTCAGATTTTGAATATTTTGAAGAAAGCCGAAAACGGAGTTCCTGTCGTTGAACTTTGTCGAGAGCATGGAATGAGCAACGCAAGTTTTTATAAATGGCGAGCAAAATATGGCGGTATGGATGCATCTCTGATGGCTCGCATGAAAGAGCTTGAACGCGAGAATCGCCAGTTAAAAAAGATGTATGCAGAAGAACGGTTGAAAGCTGAAATCGTCAAGGAAGCTCTTG GAAAAAAAGTGGTAAAGCCATCTTGTCGCCGCAAGATGGCAAAGGCAGCCGTGAAGGAAGAAAAGGTCAATATCCGCCAAGCGTGCGAAGCTTTCAGCCTCAGCCAAACTTGTTACAGATACGAGTCTAAGTTTTCTGCTGAAAATGATTTGATAGCAGACTGCTTGATGCGGATCACCAGTAACCAGCGGAACTGGGGTTTTGGATTATGTTTCCTGTATCTGCGTAATGTTCAGGGCTTTTCGTGGAATCATAAACGTGTCTATCGAATTTATCGTGCGCTTGAACTCAATATGCGCATCAAACCTAACAAACGGATTGTACGCGAAAAACCGGAGCCATTATCGCAGCCTGAAGCAGCCAATCAAATCTGGTCCATGGATTTTATGCACGATCAGCTAGAAGATGGGCGTAGCATTCGTTTGCTGAACGTAATTGACGATTTTAACCGTGAAGGTCTCACGATTGAAGTTGATCTGTCTTTACCGGCTGATCGTGTTGTTAGGACGCTGAACCAGATTATCGAATGGCGGGGCAAACCAAAAGCAATAAGATGCGACAACGGGCCTGAGTATATCAGCAACAAGTTGAAATCATGGGCTGAAGAAGAACATATTAAACTAGAATATATTCAGCCGGGCAATCCTCAACAAAATGCTTACGTTGAACGCTTCAATAGGACTGTGCGGTATGACTGGCTGAGCCATTACATGTTTGAAAGCATCCATGAGGTGCAGGATTACGCAACAAAATGGCTCTGGACATATAACAACGAACGGCCCAATATGGGCATTGGTGGCATCACTCCGATGCAAAAAATGAGATTGGCTGCATAG